GATTAATGATCTCTTTTTCAAGTTCTTCAATTCCGTAATTATTGACTGCTTGAGTGAGAATCACCGGTGGTTTCCATTTACTATTTTGATAAGACATTTCTATCAAATTTTTTAATTCATAAAATAAAATATCAGCACCAATTCTATCGGATTTATTGATTACGAAAATATCGCCAATCTCTGTTAGACCGGCTTTTAAAATCTGAATTCCGTCACCTGATTCCGGAACAAAAACAACAATCGTCGTATCTACCAAATTGCTGATTTCTACTTCTACTTGACCAACACC
The sequence above is a segment of the candidate division WOR-3 bacterium genome. Coding sequences within it:
- a CDS encoding methylmalonyl Co-A mutase-associated GTPase MeaB; translation: GVGQVEVEISNLVDTTIVVFVPESGDGIQILKAGLTEIGDIFVINKSDRIGADILFYELKNLIEMSYQNSKWKPPVILTQAVNNYGIEELEKEIINHYNYLIENNILEEKRKKAIIRELITNLETEILKIFWQNEKVKRLFDEVLKEVLEKKLTIEEGVKKLIKEVRYE